In one Fusobacterium simiae genomic region, the following are encoded:
- a CDS encoding ATP synthase subunit I, which yields MEEIKKLFKITIIVTIVFFLLGLIFQNEYLLFGISGGCAVSVIALYMLSLDSKAIVYSNNIKIAKRIAYIGYAKRYILHFMFLAALLYFSNDFKLFLSGFIGTLNTKLTIYFMNVLEKIKKYLK from the coding sequence ATGGAAGAAATTAAAAAGCTTTTTAAAATAACTATAATAGTTACTATTGTGTTTTTCTTACTTGGCTTAATTTTCCAAAATGAATATCTTTTATTTGGAATTTCTGGAGGCTGTGCAGTGTCTGTAATAGCACTGTATATGTTATCTTTAGATAGTAAAGCCATTGTCTATTCAAACAATATAAAGATTGCTAAAAGAATTGCATATATTGGTTATGCTAAAAGATATATTTTGCATTTTATGTTTTTAGCAGCATTATTATATTTTTCTAATGACTTTAAACTATTTTTAAGTGGATTTATAGGTACATTGAATACAAAACTTACAATTTACTTTATGAATGTTCTTGAAAAAATTAAAAAATATTTAAAGTAG
- the atpF gene encoding F0F1 ATP synthase subunit B, translating to MPIISIDATFFWQIINFFLLFYIVKKYFKEPIGKIINKRKEKIETELVAASKNRKEAEQLLKEAEAQITTSRKEANEIVKSAQRKAEEEAHNLIKEARENRENIIKATEFEVTKMKNDAKEELGKEIKDLAAELAEKIIKEKVDNIQEISLIDKFISEVGEDK from the coding sequence GTGCCAATAATATCTATTGATGCTACTTTTTTTTGGCAAATTATTAACTTTTTTCTTCTTTTCTATATTGTAAAAAAATATTTTAAAGAACCTATTGGAAAAATAATTAATAAAAGAAAAGAAAAAATAGAAACTGAATTAGTAGCAGCAAGTAAAAATAGAAAAGAAGCTGAACAGCTTTTAAAAGAAGCTGAGGCTCAAATTACCACTTCAAGAAAGGAAGCAAATGAAATCGTAAAATCTGCCCAAAGAAAGGCAGAGGAAGAAGCTCATAATCTAATAAAAGAAGCAAGAGAAAATAGAGAAAATATAATAAAGGCCACTGAATTTGAAGTTACAAAAATGAAAAATGATGCTAAAGAAGAATTAGGTAAAGAAATTAAAGACTTAGCTGCAGAACTTGCTGAAAAAATTATAAAAGAAAAAGTAGATAATATCCAAGAAATTTCACTTATAGATAAATTTATATCAGAGGTAGGCGAAGATAAATGA
- the atpE gene encoding ATP synthase F0 subunit C, translating into MDILTAKTIVLGCSAVGAGLAMIAGLGPGIGEGYAAGKAVESVARQPEARGTILSTMIIGQAVAESTGIYSFVVALILLYANPFLNKLG; encoded by the coding sequence ATGGATATATTAACAGCAAAAACAATAGTTCTAGGGTGTTCAGCAGTAGGTGCAGGACTTGCTATGATAGCAGGGTTAGGACCAGGTATAGGAGAAGGATATGCAGCAGGAAAAGCAGTAGAATCTGTTGCAAGACAACCAGAAGCAAGAGGAACAATTCTTTCAACAATGATAATAGGGCAAGCAGTGGCAGAATCTACTGGTATTTATTCCTTTGTTGTTGCTTTGATTTTACTTTATGCAAATCCTTTCTTAAACAAATTAGGATAA
- the atpH gene encoding ATP synthase F1 subunit delta, with amino-acid sequence MIKSQIGRRYSKAIFDIAEEKNQVKEIYELLNSAMVLYRTDKGFKNFIRNPLISNEEKKLVLNEIFGKDNSENLNILLYILDKGRINCIKYIVAEYLKIYYRKNRILDVRATFTKELTEEQKKKLIDKLSQKTGKEINLEVKIDKNILGGGIIRIGDKIIDGSIRRELDNWKRS; translated from the coding sequence ATGATAAAATCACAAATTGGAAGAAGATATTCTAAAGCTATTTTTGATATTGCAGAAGAAAAAAATCAGGTAAAAGAAATTTATGAACTTTTAAATTCAGCTATGGTTCTCTACAGAACAGATAAAGGATTTAAAAACTTTATTAGAAATCCTTTAATCAGTAATGAAGAAAAAAAATTAGTTTTAAATGAAATTTTTGGAAAAGATAATAGTGAAAATCTAAATATTTTATTATATATTTTAGATAAAGGTAGGATTAATTGTATAAAATATATAGTTGCTGAATATTTGAAAATTTATTATAGAAAGAATAGAATTTTAGATGTAAGAGCTACTTTTACAAAAGAATTAACTGAAGAACAAAAGAAAAAACTTATTGATAAATTATCTCAAAAGACTGGAAAAGAAATCAATTTGGAAGTAAAAATTGATAAGAATATTTTAGGTGGAGGAATTATAAGAATAGGAGATAAAATTATTGATGGTTCTATCCGTAGAGAATTAGATAATTGGAAAAGAAGTTAA
- the glmM gene encoding phosphoglucosamine mutase → MGRYFGTDGIRGEANKELTVDKALRLGYALGYYLRNNNKNEEKIKVIMGSDTRISGYMLRSALTAGLTSMGIYIDFVGVIPTPGVAYITKLKKAKAGIMISASHNPAKDNGIKIFNSEGYKLSDEIENQIEDYMDNLNDILANPLAGDKVGKFKYAEDEYFQYKNYLSQCVKGDFKDMKIVLDTANGAAYRAAKDVFLDLRAEIVVINDVPNGRNINVKCGSTHPEILAKVVVGYEADLGLAYDGDADRLIAVDKFGNIIDGDKIIGILALGMKKNRNLKNNKVVTTVMSNIGFEKYLKENNIELLRANVGDRYVLEKMLAEDVVIGGEQSGHIILRDYATTGDGVLSSLKLVEVIRDTGKNLHELVSAMKDAPQALINVKVDNTKKNTWDKNEKIMSFIDGINNKYKDEVRILVRKSGTEPLIRVMTEGDDKQLVHKLAEDIAKLVEKELN, encoded by the coding sequence ATGGGAAGATACTTTGGAACAGATGGTATTAGAGGAGAAGCTAATAAAGAATTGACTGTTGACAAAGCATTAAGACTTGGTTACGCACTTGGTTATTATTTAAGAAATAATAATAAAAATGAAGAAAAAATAAAAGTTATTATGGGTAGTGACACTAGAATATCTGGTTATATGCTTAGATCAGCTTTAACAGCTGGACTTACTTCAATGGGAATTTATATAGACTTTGTTGGAGTTATCCCTACACCAGGAGTTGCTTATATAACAAAACTTAAAAAAGCTAAAGCAGGAATTATGATTTCTGCCTCACATAATCCTGCAAAGGATAATGGAATAAAAATATTTAATTCAGAGGGGTATAAACTTTCTGATGAAATTGAAAATCAAATTGAGGATTATATGGATAATTTAAATGATATTTTAGCTAATCCTTTAGCTGGGGATAAAGTTGGTAAATTTAAATATGCAGAAGATGAATATTTTCAATATAAAAATTATCTTTCTCAATGTGTAAAAGGAGATTTTAAGGATATGAAAATTGTCCTTGATACAGCTAATGGAGCTGCATATAGAGCAGCTAAAGATGTATTTTTAGATTTAAGAGCAGAAATTGTTGTAATAAATGATGTTCCAAATGGAAGAAACATTAATGTAAAATGTGGTTCAACACATCCAGAAATTTTAGCAAAAGTTGTTGTAGGTTATGAAGCAGATTTGGGTTTAGCCTATGATGGAGATGCTGACAGACTTATAGCAGTTGATAAATTTGGAAATATAATAGATGGAGATAAAATTATAGGAATTTTAGCTCTTGGTATGAAAAAAAATAGAAATTTAAAAAATAATAAAGTTGTAACAACTGTTATGAGTAACATAGGTTTTGAAAAATATTTAAAAGAAAATAATATAGAACTGTTAAGAGCAAATGTTGGAGATAGATATGTTCTAGAAAAAATGTTAGCTGAAGATGTTGTCATTGGAGGAGAGCAATCTGGGCATATCATTTTAAGAGATTATGCTACAACTGGTGATGGAGTATTATCTTCATTAAAACTTGTTGAAGTTATTAGAGATACTGGAAAAAATTTACATGAATTAGTATCTGCTATGAAAGATGCTCCTCAGGCTTTAATAAATGTAAAAGTTGATAATACTAAGAAAAATACTTGGGATAAAAATGAAAAGATTATGTCTTTTATTGATGGAATAAATAATAAATATAAAGATGAAGTTAGAATTTTAGTAAGAAAGTCTGGAACAGAGCCATTAATAAGAGTAATGACTGAAGGAGATGACAAACAACTTGTTCATAAACTTGCAGAAGATATTGCTAAGTTAGTTGAGAAAGAATTAAATTAA
- the atpB gene encoding F0F1 ATP synthase subunit A, whose product MILGPIEFTSGDLVSGPAVIFSIFGIPVTSTVVTTWFILFCFFMFFKLGTRNLQLIPGKFQTILEGIYEFLDSTIGQILGAWKKKYYIYFSTLFLFIFLSNIITFFPIPWFSIKNGVLEIFPAFRSPTADLNTTGCLAILTTILFTSISIKNNGIFGYLKGFAEPNPVMLPLNIIGELAKPLNISMRLFGNMFAGMVIMGLVYMAMPFIIPAALHLYFDLFAGLVQSFVFVTLSLVYVQGSIGDVEYIDEEKKIDKLYDTI is encoded by the coding sequence GTGATACTAGGACCAATAGAATTTACTTCAGGAGATTTAGTATCTGGGCCAGCTGTAATATTTTCAATATTTGGTATCCCTGTTACTTCTACTGTAGTTACAACATGGTTTATACTTTTCTGCTTTTTTATGTTCTTCAAATTAGGAACTAGAAATTTACAATTGATACCAGGAAAGTTCCAAACAATTCTTGAGGGAATTTATGAGTTTTTAGATTCAACTATTGGGCAGATATTAGGAGCTTGGAAAAAGAAATATTACATATATTTTTCAACCTTATTTTTATTTATATTTTTATCAAATATAATTACATTTTTTCCTATTCCATGGTTTAGTATAAAAAACGGTGTATTGGAAATTTTTCCAGCATTTAGATCGCCAACAGCTGATTTAAACACAACAGGTTGTTTAGCAATACTGACAACAATTTTATTTACATCTATATCCATAAAAAATAATGGAATATTCGGCTATTTAAAAGGGTTTGCAGAACCAAATCCAGTTATGTTACCATTAAACATTATTGGAGAATTAGCAAAGCCATTAAATATATCAATGCGGTTGTTTGGAAATATGTTCGCTGGTATGGTTATAATGGGACTTGTTTATATGGCAATGCCTTTTATTATTCCAGCAGCACTGCATTTATACTTTGATTTATTTGCAGGTTTAGTGCAAAGTTTTGTTTTCGTAACTCTTTCTTTGGTTTATGTTCAAGGTTCAATAGGAGATGTAGAATATATTGATGAAGAAAAAAAGATAGATAAGTTATATGATACTATATAA
- the atpA gene encoding F0F1 ATP synthase subunit alpha, protein MNIRPEEVSSIIKKEIDNYKKSLEIKTSGTVLEVGDGIARIYGLSDVMSGELLEFPHGVMGMALNLEEDNVGAVILGNASLIKEGDEVRATGKVVSVPAGENLLGRVINALGDPIDGKGEIIADKYMPIERKASGIIARQPVSEPLQTGIKSIDGMVPIGRGQRELIIGDRQTGKTAIAIDTIINQKGQDVKCIYVAIGQKRSTVAQIYKKLRDLGCMDYTIIVAATASEAAPLQYMAPYSGVAIGEYFMEKGEHVLIIYDDLSKHAVAYREMSLLLRRPPGREAYPGDVFYLHSRLLERAAKLSDELGGGSITALPIIETQAGDVSAYIPTNVISITDGQIFLESQLFNSGFRPAINAGISVSRVGGAAQIKAMKQVASKVKLELAQYTELLTFAQFGSDLDKATKAQLERGHRIMEILKQPQYHPFTVERQVVSFYAVTNGYLDDIEVSKIRRFEKELLDYLKANTDILTEIADKKAVDKGLEERLKENIINFKKSFN, encoded by the coding sequence TTGAATATTAGACCAGAAGAAGTGAGTTCTATTATTAAAAAAGAAATAGATAACTATAAAAAAAGTTTAGAGATAAAAACTTCTGGGACTGTTCTTGAAGTTGGAGATGGTATTGCTAGAATTTATGGTTTAAGTGATGTTATGTCTGGAGAACTTCTTGAATTTCCACATGGAGTAATGGGAATGGCTTTAAATTTGGAAGAAGATAATGTTGGAGCCGTTATCCTTGGTAATGCTTCTCTTATAAAAGAAGGAGATGAAGTTAGGGCAACTGGTAAGGTTGTATCAGTTCCTGCTGGTGAAAATTTACTTGGCAGAGTAATAAATGCATTAGGAGACCCTATTGATGGTAAAGGAGAAATAATCGCTGATAAATATATGCCTATTGAAAGAAAAGCGTCAGGAATTATTGCAAGACAACCTGTGTCTGAACCTTTGCAAACTGGTATTAAATCAATAGATGGTATGGTTCCTATTGGTAGAGGACAAAGAGAACTTATTATAGGAGATAGACAAACTGGTAAAACAGCAATTGCTATTGACACTATAATAAATCAAAAAGGGCAAGATGTTAAATGTATTTATGTAGCAATAGGACAAAAGAGATCTACTGTTGCTCAAATATATAAAAAATTAAGAGATTTAGGTTGTATGGATTATACTATAATAGTTGCTGCAACAGCATCTGAAGCAGCTCCATTACAGTATATGGCTCCTTATTCAGGTGTAGCTATTGGTGAATATTTTATGGAAAAAGGAGAGCATGTTTTAATAATTTATGATGATTTATCTAAACATGCTGTCGCTTATAGAGAAATGTCTTTATTGCTTAGAAGACCACCTGGACGTGAGGCTTATCCAGGAGATGTATTCTATCTACATTCAAGATTATTAGAGAGAGCTGCAAAATTATCTGATGAATTAGGAGGAGGTTCTATAACTGCACTACCAATTATAGAAACTCAAGCAGGAGATGTATCTGCATATATTCCTACAAATGTTATATCAATAACAGATGGACAAATATTTTTGGAATCTCAATTATTTAACTCTGGATTTAGACCAGCAATAAATGCTGGAATATCTGTTTCAAGAGTTGGAGGAGCAGCTCAAATAAAGGCTATGAAACAAGTTGCCTCTAAGGTGAAATTAGAACTTGCCCAATACACAGAGCTTTTAACTTTTGCACAATTTGGATCAGATCTTGATAAAGCAACAAAAGCTCAATTAGAAAGAGGACATAGAATAATGGAAATATTGAAACAACCTCAATATCATCCATTCACAGTTGAAAGACAGGTTGTATCTTTCTATGCTGTTACAAATGGATATTTAGATGATATAGAAGTTTCAAAAATTAGAAGATTTGAAAAAGAATTGTTAGATTATTTAAAAGCTAACACAGATATTTTAACTGAGATAGCTGATAAAAAAGCTGTGGATAAAGGTTTAGAAGAAAGATTGAAAGAAAATATTATAAACTTTAAAAAAAGTTTTAACTAA